The following proteins come from a genomic window of Heptranchias perlo isolate sHepPer1 chromosome 14, sHepPer1.hap1, whole genome shotgun sequence:
- the LOC137332313 gene encoding protocadherin-1-like isoform X2, with product MDHPCVPVFAGLFPLFLLLLLWPVPRPCLAQSSVKYSLSEEQPPNTLIGNPGETLGLEKNNRLFKLEVGKPYLRVDETGGNLYTTETPIDREDMYCESPMECVLEFEISVTDTLFNTVPVLVEGKILIQDINDNTPSFSSPVISISIPEHTNAGTIVNIPTATDRDAGTNGVASYDLLGTEAHGLFSLQVAEEHDEKLPQLIVTGHLDREQRDTYDLTIRVVDGGTPSRASTAILRIAILDINDNAPKFERSTYEGTVEENSPVGTSILQVRASDLDLGDNSQIEYTFAQAADNARRLLRLDKTTGWITVQGPVDREQVSQFKFFVHARDKAPIPKQDRASVVITVRDKNDNAPTIEIRGIGLVTHKDGVANIYEDVPIDSPVALVQVSDKDEGENAAVTCIVAGDVPFQLKPASESSSEKKKKFFLQTTTPLDYESVKEYVIEIVAVDSGNPPLSSSNTLKVQVVDVNDNAPVFTQSVIKVSIHENNQPYLPILKVEATDADSGTNAELIYSLYPGSFIQGLFDINPDTGEIRVNSVLDREQQERYEFKVAAADKGTPSLKGTATVVVNVLDENDNDPKFMLNSYSFSVRENLPPSSPVGMVTVSDADKEANAQITLFVDPDNGEFAIQNGTGTILSRVSFDRERQSTYTFQLKAVDGGTPPRSAFVSVTINVLDENDNTPFITQPSNSSFQQINPLTTIGTSVEQVKAEDMDIGTNANLTYSIVGGNPFDLFHISPGGSITLEKELLRRHYGLHRLVVKVKDGGTPARFATALVHIYVNDTMGNVSVVEALVGHSLNTPLDVDIAGDPEYEKSKQRSNVLFGVIAGIIAVILVIVIVVLIRYCRQKEAKSGYQAGKKETKDLYAPKQTNKNTKHKIKKNKSPKPSKPMEDEETGAQRGLKFNLINDSSSDSPRIHLPLNCNPGSPDLGRHYRSNSPLPSIQLHPQSPTAGKKHQVVQDLPATNTFVGTGDNNSTGSDQYSDYSYKTNPPKYTKQLPHRRVTFSTANQAQDLQDPSQHSYYDSGLEESETPSSKSSSGPRLGPLALPEDHYERTTPDGSIGEMEHPENAQYVEKVFSPLGSKENRQISDRCLTWL from the coding sequence ATGGATCACCCATGTGTTCCCGTTTTCGCCGGGTTGTTccccctcttccttctcctcctcctctggccGGTTCCTCGCCCTTGCCTGGCTCAAAGCTCGGTGAAGTACTCCCTGTCCGAAGAGCAGCCTCCCAACACTTTGATCGGGAACCCGGGGGAGACGCTGGGGCTGGAGAAAAACAACCGCCTCTTCAAGCTGGAGGTGGGCAAACCTTACCTGCGGGTGGACGAGACGGGAGGCAACCTGTACACCACCGAGACTCCCATCGACCGGGAGGACATGTACTGCGAGAGCCCCATGGAGTGCGTCCTGGAATTCGAGATCTCGGTGACCGACACCCTCTTCAACACGGTCCCGGTACTGGTGGAAGGGAAGATCTTGATCCAGGACATCAATGATAACACCCCGAGTTTTAGCTCCCCggtcatctccatctccatccccgAGCATACCAACGCGGGCACCATCGTCAACATCCCCACTGCCACCGACCGGGACGCGGGCACCAACGGGGTGGCCAGCTACGACCTCCTTGGCACGGAAGCCCACGGGCTCTTCAGCTTGCAGGTGGCCGAGGAACACGACGAGAAGCTGCCTCAGCTCATCGTGACGGGCCACCTGGACAGGGAGCAGCGGGACACCTACGATTTGACCATCCGGGTGGTGGACGGTGGCACCCCTTCCCGTGCCAGCACCGCCATCCTCCGCATCGCCATCCTGGACATCAACGACAACGCCCCCAAGTTCGAGAGGTCCACCTACGAGGGCACGGTGGAGGAGAACAGCCCCGTCGGCACCTCCATCCTCCAGGTGCGGGCTAGTGACCTGGATCTTGGAGACAACTCCCAGATCGAGTACACCTTCGCCCAGGCGGCAGACAACGCCCGTCGCCTGCTCAGGCTGGACAAGACCACCGGCTGGATTACGGTGCAGGGACCCGTGGACCGGGAACAGGTCAGCCAGTTCAAGTTCTTCGTCCACGCCAGGGACAAGGCGCCCATCCCCAAGCAGGACAGGGCTTCGGTGGTCATCACCGTCAGGGACAAGAACGACAACGCCCCCACCATCGAGATCCGCGGCATCGGGCTGGTCACCCACAAGGACGGGGTGGCCAACATCTACGAGGACGTGCCCATCGACTCCCCGGTGGCCTTGGTCCAGGTGTCGGATAAGGACGAAGGGGAGAACGCGGCGGTCACTTGCATCGTGGCGGGGGACGTGCCCTTCCAGCTGAAGCCAGCCAGCGAGTCCAGCAGCGAGAAGaagaagaagtttttcctgcagACCACCACCCCGCTGGATTACGAATCCGTCAAGGAATACGTGATCGAGATCGTGGCCGTGGATTCGGGCAACCCGCCGCTGTCCAGCAGCAACACcttgaaggtgcaggtggtggatgTGAACGACAACGCGCCGGTGTTCACTCAAAGCGTTATCAAGGTCTCCATCCATGAGAACAACCAACCCTACCTCCCCATCCTCAAAGTAGAGGCGACAGACGCTGACAGCGGCACCAATGCGGAACTGATCTACTCCCTGTACCCAGGCTCTTTCATCCAGGGCTTATTTGACATCAACCCAGACACTGGAGAGATTCGGGTCAACTCGGTTCTGGACCGCGAGCAACAGGAGCGGTACGAGTTCAAGGTGGCCGCAGCGGATAAGGGCACCCCGAGCCTCAAAGGCACAGCCACGGTGGTGGTTAACGTCCTGGATGAAAACGATAACGACCCTAAATTCATGCTCAATAGCTACAGTTTCTCGGTCCGGGAAAACCTGCCTCCGTCAAGTCCAGTTGGCATGGTGACTGTGTCGGATGCGGATAAGGAGGCGAATGCCCAGATAACTTTGTTTGTGGACCCTGACAATGGTGAGTTCGCGATACAGAATGGCACGGGGACTATTCTTTCCCGTGTCTCTTTCGACCGAGAACGCCAAAGCACCTACACGTTCCAGTTGAAGGCCGTAGATGGTGGGACACCACCCAGGTCTGCGTTCGTCAGTGTCACCATCAATGTTTTAGATGAAAATGACAACACTCCATTCATCACCCAACCTTCCAATTCCTCCTTCCAGCAGATAAATCCCCTCACCACTATAGGGACCTCAGTGGAGCAGGTAAAGGCCGAAGACATGGACATTGGGACCAATGCCAACTTGACGTACAGCATCGTAGGCGGCAACCCTTTTGATCTCTTCCATATCTCTCCTGGCGGGAGCATAACGCTGGAGAAGGAACTTTTGCGGCGGCACTATGGCTTGCATCGGCTTGTGGTTAAGGTGAAGGACGGGGGTACGCCAGCTCGCTTCGCCACAGCCCTTGTGCACATATATGTGAACGACACCATGGGGAACGTCAGTGTGGTGGAGGCCCTGGTGGGTCACAGTCTCAACACTCCGCTCGATGTGGACATAGCGGGGGATCCCGAGTACGAGAAGAGCAAGCAGCGGAGCAATGTCTTGTTTGGGGTGATCGCTGGGATTATTGCAGTCATACTGGTGATTGTGATCGTCGTGTTGATTCGCTACTGCAGGCAGAAGGAAGCCAAGAGTGGCTATCAGGCGGGCAAGAAGGAAACCAAGGATCTATACGCTCCGAAACAGACCAACAAAAACACCAAGCACAAAATCAAGAAGAACAAGTCTCCCAAACCTTCCAAGCCGATGGAGGACGAGGAGACGGGCGCCCAGAGGGGATTAAAGTTCAACCTGATAAATGACTCTAGCAGTGACAGCCCCCGAATCCATCTACCGCTCAATTGTAACCCAGGGAGCCCCGACCTCGGCAGACACTACAGATCCAACtcccctctgccatccattcagctgcaccCGCAGTCACCCACGGCTGGCAAGAAGCACCAAGTTGTGCAAGATCTCCCGGCCACCAACACCTTCGTTGGGACTGGGGACAACAACTCGACTGGCTCGGACCAGTACTCCGATTACAGCTACAAGACCAACCCTCCGAAGTACACCAAGCAG
- the LOC137332313 gene encoding protocadherin-1-like isoform X3 produces the protein MDHPCVPVFAGLFPLFLLLLLWPVPRPCLAQSSVKYSLSEEQPPNTLIGNPGETLGLEKNNRLFKLEVGKPYLRVDETGGNLYTTETPIDREDMYCESPMECVLEFEISVTDTLFNTVPVLVEGKILIQDINDNTPSFSSPVISISIPEHTNAGTIVNIPTATDRDAGTNGVASYDLLGTEAHGLFSLQVAEEHDEKLPQLIVTGHLDREQRDTYDLTIRVVDGGTPSRASTAILRIAILDINDNAPKFERSTYEGTVEENSPVGTSILQVRASDLDLGDNSQIEYTFAQAADNARRLLRLDKTTGWITVQGPVDREQVSQFKFFVHARDKAPIPKQDRASVVITVRDKNDNAPTIEIRGIGLVTHKDGVANIYEDVPIDSPVALVQVSDKDEGENAAVTCIVAGDVPFQLKPASESSSEKKKKFFLQTTTPLDYESVKEYVIEIVAVDSGNPPLSSSNTLKVQVVDVNDNAPVFTQSVIKVSIHENNQPYLPILKVEATDADSGTNAELIYSLYPGSFIQGLFDINPDTGEIRVNSVLDREQQERYEFKVAAADKGTPSLKGTATVVVNVLDENDNDPKFMLNSYSFSVRENLPPSSPVGMVTVSDADKEANAQITLFVDPDNGEFAIQNGTGTILSRVSFDRERQSTYTFQLKAVDGGTPPRSAFVSVTINVLDENDNTPFITQPSNSSFQQINPLTTIGTSVEQVKAEDMDIGTNANLTYSIVGGNPFDLFHISPGGSITLEKELLRRHYGLHRLVVKVKDGGTPARFATALVHIYVNDTMGNVSVVEALVGHSLNTPLDVDIAGDPEYEKSKQRSNVLFGVIAGIIAVILVIVIVVLIRYCRQKEAKSGYQAGKKETKDLYAPKQTNKNTKHKIKKNKSPKPSKPMEDEETGAQRGLKFNLINDSSSDSPRIHLPLNCNPGSPDLGRHYRSNSPLPSIQLHPQSPTAGKKHQVVQDLPATNTFVGTGDNNSTGSDQYSDYSYKTNPPKYTKQEVRMFLTTSEV, from the exons ATGGATCACCCATGTGTTCCCGTTTTCGCCGGGTTGTTccccctcttccttctcctcctcctctggccGGTTCCTCGCCCTTGCCTGGCTCAAAGCTCGGTGAAGTACTCCCTGTCCGAAGAGCAGCCTCCCAACACTTTGATCGGGAACCCGGGGGAGACGCTGGGGCTGGAGAAAAACAACCGCCTCTTCAAGCTGGAGGTGGGCAAACCTTACCTGCGGGTGGACGAGACGGGAGGCAACCTGTACACCACCGAGACTCCCATCGACCGGGAGGACATGTACTGCGAGAGCCCCATGGAGTGCGTCCTGGAATTCGAGATCTCGGTGACCGACACCCTCTTCAACACGGTCCCGGTACTGGTGGAAGGGAAGATCTTGATCCAGGACATCAATGATAACACCCCGAGTTTTAGCTCCCCggtcatctccatctccatccccgAGCATACCAACGCGGGCACCATCGTCAACATCCCCACTGCCACCGACCGGGACGCGGGCACCAACGGGGTGGCCAGCTACGACCTCCTTGGCACGGAAGCCCACGGGCTCTTCAGCTTGCAGGTGGCCGAGGAACACGACGAGAAGCTGCCTCAGCTCATCGTGACGGGCCACCTGGACAGGGAGCAGCGGGACACCTACGATTTGACCATCCGGGTGGTGGACGGTGGCACCCCTTCCCGTGCCAGCACCGCCATCCTCCGCATCGCCATCCTGGACATCAACGACAACGCCCCCAAGTTCGAGAGGTCCACCTACGAGGGCACGGTGGAGGAGAACAGCCCCGTCGGCACCTCCATCCTCCAGGTGCGGGCTAGTGACCTGGATCTTGGAGACAACTCCCAGATCGAGTACACCTTCGCCCAGGCGGCAGACAACGCCCGTCGCCTGCTCAGGCTGGACAAGACCACCGGCTGGATTACGGTGCAGGGACCCGTGGACCGGGAACAGGTCAGCCAGTTCAAGTTCTTCGTCCACGCCAGGGACAAGGCGCCCATCCCCAAGCAGGACAGGGCTTCGGTGGTCATCACCGTCAGGGACAAGAACGACAACGCCCCCACCATCGAGATCCGCGGCATCGGGCTGGTCACCCACAAGGACGGGGTGGCCAACATCTACGAGGACGTGCCCATCGACTCCCCGGTGGCCTTGGTCCAGGTGTCGGATAAGGACGAAGGGGAGAACGCGGCGGTCACTTGCATCGTGGCGGGGGACGTGCCCTTCCAGCTGAAGCCAGCCAGCGAGTCCAGCAGCGAGAAGaagaagaagtttttcctgcagACCACCACCCCGCTGGATTACGAATCCGTCAAGGAATACGTGATCGAGATCGTGGCCGTGGATTCGGGCAACCCGCCGCTGTCCAGCAGCAACACcttgaaggtgcaggtggtggatgTGAACGACAACGCGCCGGTGTTCACTCAAAGCGTTATCAAGGTCTCCATCCATGAGAACAACCAACCCTACCTCCCCATCCTCAAAGTAGAGGCGACAGACGCTGACAGCGGCACCAATGCGGAACTGATCTACTCCCTGTACCCAGGCTCTTTCATCCAGGGCTTATTTGACATCAACCCAGACACTGGAGAGATTCGGGTCAACTCGGTTCTGGACCGCGAGCAACAGGAGCGGTACGAGTTCAAGGTGGCCGCAGCGGATAAGGGCACCCCGAGCCTCAAAGGCACAGCCACGGTGGTGGTTAACGTCCTGGATGAAAACGATAACGACCCTAAATTCATGCTCAATAGCTACAGTTTCTCGGTCCGGGAAAACCTGCCTCCGTCAAGTCCAGTTGGCATGGTGACTGTGTCGGATGCGGATAAGGAGGCGAATGCCCAGATAACTTTGTTTGTGGACCCTGACAATGGTGAGTTCGCGATACAGAATGGCACGGGGACTATTCTTTCCCGTGTCTCTTTCGACCGAGAACGCCAAAGCACCTACACGTTCCAGTTGAAGGCCGTAGATGGTGGGACACCACCCAGGTCTGCGTTCGTCAGTGTCACCATCAATGTTTTAGATGAAAATGACAACACTCCATTCATCACCCAACCTTCCAATTCCTCCTTCCAGCAGATAAATCCCCTCACCACTATAGGGACCTCAGTGGAGCAGGTAAAGGCCGAAGACATGGACATTGGGACCAATGCCAACTTGACGTACAGCATCGTAGGCGGCAACCCTTTTGATCTCTTCCATATCTCTCCTGGCGGGAGCATAACGCTGGAGAAGGAACTTTTGCGGCGGCACTATGGCTTGCATCGGCTTGTGGTTAAGGTGAAGGACGGGGGTACGCCAGCTCGCTTCGCCACAGCCCTTGTGCACATATATGTGAACGACACCATGGGGAACGTCAGTGTGGTGGAGGCCCTGGTGGGTCACAGTCTCAACACTCCGCTCGATGTGGACATAGCGGGGGATCCCGAGTACGAGAAGAGCAAGCAGCGGAGCAATGTCTTGTTTGGGGTGATCGCTGGGATTATTGCAGTCATACTGGTGATTGTGATCGTCGTGTTGATTCGCTACTGCAGGCAGAAGGAAGCCAAGAGTGGCTATCAGGCGGGCAAGAAGGAAACCAAGGATCTATACGCTCCGAAACAGACCAACAAAAACACCAAGCACAAAATCAAGAAGAACAAGTCTCCCAAACCTTCCAAGCCGATGGAGGACGAGGAGACGGGCGCCCAGAGGGGATTAAAGTTCAACCTGATAAATGACTCTAGCAGTGACAGCCCCCGAATCCATCTACCGCTCAATTGTAACCCAGGGAGCCCCGACCTCGGCAGACACTACAGATCCAACtcccctctgccatccattcagctgcaccCGCAGTCACCCACGGCTGGCAAGAAGCACCAAGTTGTGCAAGATCTCCCGGCCACCAACACCTTCGTTGGGACTGGGGACAACAACTCGACTGGCTCGGACCAGTACTCCGATTACAGCTACAAGACCAACCCTCCGAAGTACACCAAGCAG GAGGTAAGAATGTTCCTGACCACAAGCGAAGTCTGA
- the LOC137332313 gene encoding protocadherin-1-like isoform X4 yields the protein MDHPCVPVFAGLFPLFLLLLLWPVPRPCLAQSSVKYSLSEEQPPNTLIGNPGETLGLEKNNRLFKLEVGKPYLRVDETGGNLYTTETPIDREDMYCESPMECVLEFEISVTDTLFNTVPVLVEGKILIQDINDNTPSFSSPVISISIPEHTNAGTIVNIPTATDRDAGTNGVASYDLLGTEAHGLFSLQVAEEHDEKLPQLIVTGHLDREQRDTYDLTIRVVDGGTPSRASTAILRIAILDINDNAPKFERSTYEGTVEENSPVGTSILQVRASDLDLGDNSQIEYTFAQAADNARRLLRLDKTTGWITVQGPVDREQVSQFKFFVHARDKAPIPKQDRASVVITVRDKNDNAPTIEIRGIGLVTHKDGVANIYEDVPIDSPVALVQVSDKDEGENAAVTCIVAGDVPFQLKPASESSSEKKKKFFLQTTTPLDYESVKEYVIEIVAVDSGNPPLSSSNTLKVQVVDVNDNAPVFTQSVIKVSIHENNQPYLPILKVEATDADSGTNAELIYSLYPGSFIQGLFDINPDTGEIRVNSVLDREQQERYEFKVAAADKGTPSLKGTATVVVNVLDENDNDPKFMLNSYSFSVRENLPPSSPVGMVTVSDADKEANAQITLFVDPDNGEFAIQNGTGTILSRVSFDRERQSTYTFQLKAVDGGTPPRSAFVSVTINVLDENDNTPFITQPSNSSFQQINPLTTIGTSVEQVKAEDMDIGTNANLTYSIVGGNPFDLFHISPGGSITLEKELLRRHYGLHRLVVKVKDGGTPARFATALVHIYVNDTMGNVSVVEALVGHSLNTPLDVDIAGDPEYEKSKQRSNVLFGVIAGIIAVILVIVIVVLIRYCRQKEAKSGYQAGKKETKDLYAPKQTNKNTKHKIKKNKSPKPSKPMEDEETGAQRGLKFNLINDSSSDSPRIHLPLNCNPGSPDLGRHYRSNSPLPSIQLHPQSPTAGKKHQVVQDLPATNTFVGTGDNNSTGSDQYSDYSYKTNPPKYTKQISDRCLTWL from the coding sequence ATGGATCACCCATGTGTTCCCGTTTTCGCCGGGTTGTTccccctcttccttctcctcctcctctggccGGTTCCTCGCCCTTGCCTGGCTCAAAGCTCGGTGAAGTACTCCCTGTCCGAAGAGCAGCCTCCCAACACTTTGATCGGGAACCCGGGGGAGACGCTGGGGCTGGAGAAAAACAACCGCCTCTTCAAGCTGGAGGTGGGCAAACCTTACCTGCGGGTGGACGAGACGGGAGGCAACCTGTACACCACCGAGACTCCCATCGACCGGGAGGACATGTACTGCGAGAGCCCCATGGAGTGCGTCCTGGAATTCGAGATCTCGGTGACCGACACCCTCTTCAACACGGTCCCGGTACTGGTGGAAGGGAAGATCTTGATCCAGGACATCAATGATAACACCCCGAGTTTTAGCTCCCCggtcatctccatctccatccccgAGCATACCAACGCGGGCACCATCGTCAACATCCCCACTGCCACCGACCGGGACGCGGGCACCAACGGGGTGGCCAGCTACGACCTCCTTGGCACGGAAGCCCACGGGCTCTTCAGCTTGCAGGTGGCCGAGGAACACGACGAGAAGCTGCCTCAGCTCATCGTGACGGGCCACCTGGACAGGGAGCAGCGGGACACCTACGATTTGACCATCCGGGTGGTGGACGGTGGCACCCCTTCCCGTGCCAGCACCGCCATCCTCCGCATCGCCATCCTGGACATCAACGACAACGCCCCCAAGTTCGAGAGGTCCACCTACGAGGGCACGGTGGAGGAGAACAGCCCCGTCGGCACCTCCATCCTCCAGGTGCGGGCTAGTGACCTGGATCTTGGAGACAACTCCCAGATCGAGTACACCTTCGCCCAGGCGGCAGACAACGCCCGTCGCCTGCTCAGGCTGGACAAGACCACCGGCTGGATTACGGTGCAGGGACCCGTGGACCGGGAACAGGTCAGCCAGTTCAAGTTCTTCGTCCACGCCAGGGACAAGGCGCCCATCCCCAAGCAGGACAGGGCTTCGGTGGTCATCACCGTCAGGGACAAGAACGACAACGCCCCCACCATCGAGATCCGCGGCATCGGGCTGGTCACCCACAAGGACGGGGTGGCCAACATCTACGAGGACGTGCCCATCGACTCCCCGGTGGCCTTGGTCCAGGTGTCGGATAAGGACGAAGGGGAGAACGCGGCGGTCACTTGCATCGTGGCGGGGGACGTGCCCTTCCAGCTGAAGCCAGCCAGCGAGTCCAGCAGCGAGAAGaagaagaagtttttcctgcagACCACCACCCCGCTGGATTACGAATCCGTCAAGGAATACGTGATCGAGATCGTGGCCGTGGATTCGGGCAACCCGCCGCTGTCCAGCAGCAACACcttgaaggtgcaggtggtggatgTGAACGACAACGCGCCGGTGTTCACTCAAAGCGTTATCAAGGTCTCCATCCATGAGAACAACCAACCCTACCTCCCCATCCTCAAAGTAGAGGCGACAGACGCTGACAGCGGCACCAATGCGGAACTGATCTACTCCCTGTACCCAGGCTCTTTCATCCAGGGCTTATTTGACATCAACCCAGACACTGGAGAGATTCGGGTCAACTCGGTTCTGGACCGCGAGCAACAGGAGCGGTACGAGTTCAAGGTGGCCGCAGCGGATAAGGGCACCCCGAGCCTCAAAGGCACAGCCACGGTGGTGGTTAACGTCCTGGATGAAAACGATAACGACCCTAAATTCATGCTCAATAGCTACAGTTTCTCGGTCCGGGAAAACCTGCCTCCGTCAAGTCCAGTTGGCATGGTGACTGTGTCGGATGCGGATAAGGAGGCGAATGCCCAGATAACTTTGTTTGTGGACCCTGACAATGGTGAGTTCGCGATACAGAATGGCACGGGGACTATTCTTTCCCGTGTCTCTTTCGACCGAGAACGCCAAAGCACCTACACGTTCCAGTTGAAGGCCGTAGATGGTGGGACACCACCCAGGTCTGCGTTCGTCAGTGTCACCATCAATGTTTTAGATGAAAATGACAACACTCCATTCATCACCCAACCTTCCAATTCCTCCTTCCAGCAGATAAATCCCCTCACCACTATAGGGACCTCAGTGGAGCAGGTAAAGGCCGAAGACATGGACATTGGGACCAATGCCAACTTGACGTACAGCATCGTAGGCGGCAACCCTTTTGATCTCTTCCATATCTCTCCTGGCGGGAGCATAACGCTGGAGAAGGAACTTTTGCGGCGGCACTATGGCTTGCATCGGCTTGTGGTTAAGGTGAAGGACGGGGGTACGCCAGCTCGCTTCGCCACAGCCCTTGTGCACATATATGTGAACGACACCATGGGGAACGTCAGTGTGGTGGAGGCCCTGGTGGGTCACAGTCTCAACACTCCGCTCGATGTGGACATAGCGGGGGATCCCGAGTACGAGAAGAGCAAGCAGCGGAGCAATGTCTTGTTTGGGGTGATCGCTGGGATTATTGCAGTCATACTGGTGATTGTGATCGTCGTGTTGATTCGCTACTGCAGGCAGAAGGAAGCCAAGAGTGGCTATCAGGCGGGCAAGAAGGAAACCAAGGATCTATACGCTCCGAAACAGACCAACAAAAACACCAAGCACAAAATCAAGAAGAACAAGTCTCCCAAACCTTCCAAGCCGATGGAGGACGAGGAGACGGGCGCCCAGAGGGGATTAAAGTTCAACCTGATAAATGACTCTAGCAGTGACAGCCCCCGAATCCATCTACCGCTCAATTGTAACCCAGGGAGCCCCGACCTCGGCAGACACTACAGATCCAACtcccctctgccatccattcagctgcaccCGCAGTCACCCACGGCTGGCAAGAAGCACCAAGTTGTGCAAGATCTCCCGGCCACCAACACCTTCGTTGGGACTGGGGACAACAACTCGACTGGCTCGGACCAGTACTCCGATTACAGCTACAAGACCAACCCTCCGAAGTACACCAAGCAG